Within Desulfovibrio legallii, the genomic segment GCAATGCCGCCCTTGGGCTGCCCGGCCTGGCTCAGGCCGCCCAGGTCGCCCTTGACGTCGGTCATGAACACGGGCGTGCCCAGAAGGCTGAAATTTTCGGCCAGGGTCTGGAGAGTGACGGTTTTGCCCGTGCCCGTGGCCCCGGTCACCAGGCCATGGCGGTTGCCCATGGCCGGCGTAAGGCAGATTTCCCGCCCCGCAGCCAGGGCCAGACACATTTTTTTGTCGCTGGTCAGCATGCCGTCCTCCCGTCAAGGCATAGGGTTGACGCCTTGTTGTAGCGGGAAAACGGCGCAAAGACAAAGGGGGCTTTGCGCCTGCGGCGTTGGGCTGGCCAGCCCGCTTACTGGGTTGCCCTGCAGATGGGCGGCTTATTTTTTATTTCGCCTGGGCCGTCTTCCAGCGTGGCGCTGCGCGGCCGCATCCCCTTATGCCGCGCGCACTTGCGGGGAAAGACAGACCCGAAGGGAGCTGCAGCATAACCTCGTTGCCTGCACCATATCCTCCATAGGGGAAAGACGCGCCCGAACGGCAGCGCATGCCAAGTATACGCAGGCATTGTCCGGGGTACGCCCGGCGCGTTTCCTGAGAGGCGAAAAGTTTTTCCGCTATTCCTCAGGCCGCATGACAACCTTGATGTCTGCGGGGCGGCCGAAGTAGGGCCAGGTGGTGACCAGCACGTCTACGCCCGTGGCGGCGCAGGCCGCGGCGTTTTCGCCGTTAATGCCGCCGGCGGCCAGGATGGTCGCGGCCGGGGCGGCGGCCCGCAGGGCGCGCACGGTTTCTTCCAGCGCGGGCAGCGGGAATTTTTCGCACTGGATCACGTCCGCGCCCGCCTGGGCCAGGAGCAGGGCTTCTGCGGGGCTGTCCACCTCCACGGCGATTTTGCGTTCCGGCGCTTGCCTGCGCAGTTCCTCCCAGCTGGCGGCCAGAGCCGCAATGCTGTTGTCCGCCAGAAAAGCCCGGTGCTGGGCAAAGATGAGGATGGAATCGGAGAGCCCCTGGCGGTGCACCGTGGCCCCGCCGCAGCAGGCGGCCTCCAGGCTGATGCGCTTGGCGCCGGGGAAATTTTTGCGGGTCACAGCCACCTGCACGCGCGGGTTGGCGGTTCGGGCGCGTTCCACCATCAGGGCAGTGCGCCCGGCAATGCCGCTCATATATTCCATCAGGGTCT encodes:
- the modD gene encoding ModD protein, producing MYLPPDPYWLRALLNDDCPGLDLTVDLLGLGAQRGVMTFAPKEDCVLSGADEAAWLLRDQGLAVTAAAANGARPHGGDVVLTARGPAADLHRCWKVCQTLMEYMSGIAGRTALMVERARTANPRVQVAVTRKNFPGAKRISLEAACCGGATVHRQGLSDSILIFAQHRAFLADNSIAALAASWEELRRQAPERKIAVEVDSPAEALLLAQAGADVIQCEKFPLPALEETVRALRAAAPAATILAAGGINGENAAACAATGVDVLVTTWPYFGRPADIKVVMRPEE